The nucleotide sequence GGGACTCTTTGAATATCATGTATTGCCGGATACATGACCCAGTTTACAGGCATTAGTGTATTTATACACGCAATTGTGTCGTGTAAATACATTTAGCATGGACGATTTAACATATTGTAACCAGTTATCGAATCGATGATGTGCCATTCTTTGTTAGTCCGTGACAATGATAGCAGTCTTCGCGTAACAGTCAAAAAATAGGGCTTTTGGGTATTCCCGTTCAGCACGCAAAATGAGTAGATCTCGAGTCAGTGGTTATTTGTAAACATTACTGTTTGTGAGCTACAGCTCTCTTTCTCTGCACTGTACTATGTATGATGAGTAATTGAGTGTGTTGGAGCGATGTgtgcgtttatgtgtgtgtgtgtgtgtgtgtgttaatgtgtgtgtgcaccatCGTACTTTCTACTCCATTCCTTTTCCAAGTCATTGGAAGCAGATTCGGAGAATGATCATAGTTTTATTGTGGGGAACTCGGAACACAGAAGCAGCTATGTCGGGGGAAGGGCGTCCAAAGAGAAAGGGTAGTCAAGGGGGCTGAAGGATTTTCAAAGATAAGGAAATGAAAAATAAGGTCTAAATAAGTCTCTTCGAAGATTTAGTACAAAGCCAAAGTGGGGGAGAGGGTTGTGGTGGAGGAGGGGgcgaagggagggggggggggggggtgtacggGAATGGTTATAATAAGGCTAATTATATTAATGGGTCACAAAAAGCAcggtaaaaaaaaccacccacactAAGATGTCACAAGCAACACCCCTGCACTTCAACTTACATTTCAAACAAtgaataaaaatttttttaaaaagttaaaaaaaagaagaaataaaaagttGATGATAGATATGGGTCATCAAAACGGACGGTTAATTCCAAGGCTATTTTTTACAGGTAATTTGACAGAATACCGAATTCATCTGTCGCTTGAACCAATCAATCTTTGATCATGGAAGATGCGGAAGATAAGGATGACGGCCAGACAGAAAAGCAGTGTCCGCCTGTCATCAAGGCTGCGTCGACGACAACAACCACTGCATCAACATCAGAAACTTCTGCAGCAACCTCTGCGAAAGACAACACAGTCCCTGAAGCAACGGCCGATCAGACACTGAGCGGTGGCTCTCACACCGAGGATACAGCAGCTGCTGAGAAAAGGTCAATCAAGAATGACGTCACGTCAGAAACGCCGAAACAAAAACACGATGACGTCAAACCAAAGCCGGAGGGCGCACATGATGCTTCTGCGGCAAAAGGCGATGGTAAGATTATGAAGCAAGGAATGAATCCTGTGACTTTTAGCTTGACAGGAAGAGTTggtaggaaagagagagagagagagagagagagagagagagagagagagagagagagagagagagagagagagagagagagagagagagagagagagaggtggttaAGCTAACAGACACGGTTCTTCCCTTACAATTACCcaccccacctccaccctcGCGCCTCTCCCATTAAAAAAGACTTCCTTCGGGTGTTCACCATCTTATCCGTATCACCGTTCACCCCATTCACGAAACCCCGTTTCGACCCGCCAAAGTCACGTTGACGGCCGTAAACTTGCAGGACCTACCTCTTGGCGCTAAAGTCGCTAACGGCATGATGCCGCCGGGTAATCTTTTCAGTGATATTTGGATGGCTGTGTCCGCATCTGGTCTATGGAAatccgtttggctcataactattacagctgtaatttaaaataaaaacacctgtatttaataataaatacacctgtatttatttcttaaacgtatacaataagtatacattattaattacaggtgtattttttttatattaattacaggtgtattatttttaattaaatacaggtgtattagCTGTATTTGttattaaatacagctgtatttatcattaaatacaggtgtatttattttaaattacagctgtaatagttatgagccaaacggctttccatactggtctggtcccgcagtggggcactgcggtactgaaattaaaagcccctcctgtttttggaacagcaggagctttctagtttgctgttaggtagatttttggttcctctttcctgtcatgctctctttttcttcatgaattcttttcttttttctgccttcttgctcattcacctgtattttttccaaaaatctcttctcttgccgcttgtctcgcgattcatgtatagtttaatctgttagtgttctgatgtaagtccagcagtagataggttaagcctattttaacatactggaaactggtaatcttccagtaggtattaatttagttttactaaagcctgctgggacacaagtaatgggttagtgcatttgtaaacaggaatcgcttgacaagtggcccccttcatcccccccttcctcgtcctgatatggctctgcgtagtcggctggacgttaagcaacaaataaacaaacaaacaaacaaacaaatactggtCTGGTGCAATCGGTCgcgagagaaaatgtaagttttacgccctcacggcaaagccattaggggcatgttacacgggaaaacccggctttgtatgaaaataaaaaataaaaatgcagggggggggggggggggggggatggcaaTCGGTCGCCTCGCTGACCGTGCTTATATAGATCTCGTCTAGTAGGAAGCGTCGAGAGGCGGTGATTTCCTTTGataagtgtgtttgtgcgcatgCGTTTCGAGCAAGAAGCGAGGTAACAACCTCATTATCTAAGGGCGCTCAATAATGGTTTCCTTTATACCAGTTAAAATCGGAAATTACAACGCAGTAGCTAAAATGGCTCCAGCATCTGAAACCACCTCAAATTTGTAATTTTCCTGTATACCGCTCCGGGAGCCCGGTCCTTATTATAGGGTCAAATAACtatttccagctgggtggactggagctGAGTATTCCCCAAAAAATGTGGAATTTGTATTCGCCCCGAGTGGGGGTCGATCCCCGACCGCAAGCATGAGAGGGAATGCCACCCCGGCTCCCACACAGGCAGTGAAGTGTCTTTAATGCACACCCTTATCACACTTTTTTCCTCTTCACCCTGTTGGTTTCAGCTCAAGCCACAGACACAGCCCCGCAAACACCAAAAGAGGACCCGAGCAAACGACCCAAAGCAAAAGCCAAAGAAGAGGACGAGGTCATCACAGTGAGCACGGAAGACCTAAAGGCTGCGGCCCAAACCCTCCAGAAGTACGGTCGCGTCATTCTGTGCGGACCTCCTGGGACCGGTAAGACCTCTCTGGCGTACGCCCTGCTCAACGTGTTCGGCCAGCAAGGCTACGTGGCCAAGATGAGCACCATCATGTGCGGCGCCTGCCACATGGGGCTCACTGAAGGAGGGGGACCCAAAAGGTGAGcgactcagtgtgtgtgtacgtgacaGTGGTTGGGAGTTGGGGGGATAGtcgggtgtatgtgtgtcggtGGAATAGGTTAGGGAGAGCCCCAATACTTGCTCTAACTTATATTGATAAGTTGCCACCACGCTCTGGGAGTCTGTTTTAGTCAGATAGGGGAAAATAAATATCAGGACGGGATACTAATCAATGCTATATGGCTCgattacattttgttgttaTGTCTACAGAGTTCTACATCTGCCTGGTGTTGGACGGCATAATAATCAGTGCTCTAAGGCTAGATaaggttgtgtttgtgtgattacAGCGTGATTATGTTAGACGGGATAATAATCAGTGCTCTAAGGCTAGATaaggttgtgtttgtgtgattacAGCGTGATTATGTTGGACGGCATAATAATCAGTGCTCTAAGGCTAGATaaggttgtgtttgtgtgattacAGCGTGATTATGTTGGACGGGATAACATTCAACGCAATATTGCTAGATTCAAGTTTTGTCGTCGTGTCAAACAGGATCTGCCTTGTGGACGGGATGATGGGGGAGACGCGGGCCCACCGGGAAACCTACTACGACTGTCGAAGCTTCCTCTTCAACACCCAGCGCGTGGTGAGCAGGACCGAGTTCAACGCGCTGCTCGTGGTCACCGTGCTGCCCCACATCCTCAAGGACGTGGAGGTGCTCGACATGGGGACCCACGCCCCGCTGGCAGACCCCCGGGTGGTCATGCGCCTCACGCGCAACCCCGTGCAGCCCGAGCTGCCCTTTGTGCCCAGGGTGGAGAACTTTGTGCCGCTGCTGAACCGCATGCTGCGAGACACCGCCATGGGCAACACGCTGTCCGCCCTGCTGGGCCTCACCATGCAGGGGGAAGGCTTCTTCCTGCACCACCCGCCGCCCATACAGAAGAAGCTCGAGGAAATGGGCTACCGCGATGTATGTTTATCAGCTGCACTTTTATATACTCTTCgtcgtagagagagagagagagagagagagagagagagagagagagagagagagagagagagagagagagagagagagagagagagagagagagagagagagagagagagagagaaagagagagagagaaagagagagagagagagagagagagagagactttaatgttcattttcattttacagtCATGGAAATGTTTCTTTTGacaccacatcgcatttctaatcaaataaacacacgatcattaagcaTAATTGAACATAAATacacttgagagagagagagagagagagagagagagagagagagagagagagagagagagagagagagagttttttgATCACATGGTACCAAAACCACTTGAAGACATGCCAAAATCGcttgaatataattatatacaaaaCTTAACAGCCCAGAAGCGCTCTGTGCAGGATGGAGAATTTGTGCTGGTTGAATTAGTATATTAGTATAaattgacactggtgtcagtAAAACAATCtattatttgaaaaagcaaccaACACCCGTTCTGCACATAAAATAGCCAGGCTGTTgaaatgtgtccaagttgagaAATACGTTCTTATTCCGTGTAAATACCCGGGCGATCTGTCGCGGTTGACATGATGGGGTGCAAGAGAAGTAAGCTACCTTCAAGCTGTCTTTATCATTCACAGTGTAGGGTTTTGAAATATTTGTGTCCGGCCGtgtttccttcttctttttcttcttcttcgttcatgggctgaaactctcacgttcactcatgctgTTGCACGAATGGGTTTTTACGCGTATGACatttttttccccgccattcaggcagccatacgccgttttcgggggaagcatgctgggtattttcgtgtttctataacccaccgaactctgtcCGTGTTTCACGTGCAGGTGTCGTGCTACGGTCTGGCTGAGTACGAGGACCTCCTGAGGGGCTTCATCTTCGCCGACCAGGGCAAAGGCTTCGCCAGTCGCACCGTGTACGAGGGCGCGGGGCTGGCGCTCGGCAGAGCTTACGCCATCAACATGCTGCTCAGGTGTGTTTCAATCCGTCACAGACTGCATGTTAACATTCCCAAATCAAGAAGTTTATGGAATATTAATGCATGTATCTACTTAAATTAACCTTTCTAGATTTCTAATTCAGGTATCTTTGGTTGCTCAAAAAGTTCAGTCACAGGAGTGATTTACAATGCCAAGAAAATTAAGTTATTGTCAAATGGAATACCCATGCTCATAATTCACTTTTTCACAtgtgtaactttttttttaatatatatccATTTATAATAATGAGGCTTACGCCTTGGAATTGATAACGTGTATCTATATTCACACAATTTCACATgggttgaaaaacaaacaaaaaagccaaGAAAGGTATGAAACGTTTCATTATAGACACAAAGAAATATCCACTAGTACATCGACCCAGTTGTCGTTGCAGGTGactacaataaaaaaaataacaatgagacaattaaaagaaaaaggaaCTTGGCTGAGTAATTCGTTAATTTCACGACGTCAAGATAGCAAGCGTGTCATCTTCAAAACAGACACATACCTTTTGCATTCATTTGAACGAAAACACTGTTTGGTtcaaacagtattttattcagatCAGATACAAGTTTACAAACCCATGGAAGATATGATAtaataaaggagcacaacaagataaacttatgaaTGCTGAACCACTGTTTTTGCTCAGGTCATGCGACGCGGAGTTCCTGACCAAGTATGTGAGGAACGACCCTGACGCCAAGGACACGCTGACCAGTGTGGTCATCCCCATGCATGGCGGGTACCGGAGGGAGCTGATGACCCAGCGACTGTACGAGGAGCTGACCCAAGGCAAGGTGATGGAGATCTGCCAGCACCCCTCCCTGGCCTACCTCGTCGTGCTGCAAGAACTGCAGGAGCACTGCTCAGCGCAGAAGAACTTCACCCAGCGCCTGATGAGCGCGGTGGACGCTGAGAACGGTCTGCCCCTGCTGTACTGGTCCGTGTggaacccctccccccacctcaaCCACTGGTGCCTCACCGAGCTCAACCGCCAGGTGAAGAGGGAGAAGGTCTTGACCCAGCACGTGCTCGCGTCGCTCCTCGCCTCTGTGCTCTTCGCGGAGTCCGGAGACAGCTCGCTGGTGGAGGCCGCTGAGATCGTCAAGCAGGTCTCCCGCCTCAAGTTCAAGCCGGACGCGGAACTTCTGAGACTGACGTTCCCCGTGCCTACCGTGAGGAAGGAAGACGCAGGGGAGAGGCTGGAGCAGGTGAAGACTCGCTTGAAGACTAGCTTGCGTTATCTGGAAGACCCGGCGTATCCTGTTCCTTCCTCTCTGCTGTCCGTGGACGTGTCAGACGAGGGTATCCGCGTGGAGCTGCCGAGTCACGCCTGGTACTTGGTCCTCAGGCTGCTGAcggacagagagggggaggaagCTGACGAAAAGGGCAACACAATTCTGCACGTCGCTGCGGACGTTGGAGATTTGGGCGTCATCCGGTTGGTCTTAAACACCAGAGCCTCAGTGACGGCGAGGAACACGAAAGGCTTCACGCCTCCCCAGCTCGCCGCCCTGAGAAAACCCTCATCAGGAAAGGGAGGTGAAGCAGCTGCTCTGCCCTCGCCTGCTGACCTCCACGCCGCGTGCAAGAAAGGCGATGTGGAGCAGGTTAAGGTCATTCTTTGCCAAGGAGTCAGCGTCGATGGGAAGGACGACAAGGGCAACTCGCCGCTTCACACAGCAATCCGTGAAGGTCACGCTGAACTGGTGTCCCTGCTAGCTCAGCTGGATGCTGACATGAACGCGCCCAACGAGGAGGGAGCGACTCCTCTGCATGAAGCGAGTGCCTCGGGCAAGCAAGACCTGGCCAGGATGCTGCTTGAGAACGGCGCTCGCGTCAACGCTACAGATGTACAAGGCTTCACGCCTCTTCATGCCGCCTGCAGCCAGGGACACACTGGAATAGCGGCTCTGCTGATTGAGAAGCAGGCCGAAATCAACGCCAAGAATAAGGAGGGCAAGTCTCCTTTGCTGTCAGCCTGTCAGAACGGCCACGCTGAAACCGCGCAGCTTCTGCTGAAGCTCCAGGCCGATGTCAACGCTGCCAACAAGTCAGGCAACACAGCGCTGCACAAAGCGTGTGAAATGGGCAACGCTGATATCGTCGGCATACTGCTTCAACACAACGCCGACGTGACTGTGAAGAATGATGATAACCTGACAGCGTTGCACGCAGCTTGCAAGGGAGGTAACGTTGACATCGTCAGCTTGCTTATTGAGCACAACGCCGATATTCACCACGTGAACCCTCTGGGCGAGACAGTTTTACACATTGCGTGCAAAGAAAGCAGCTTCAACATTGTCAATCTACTGCTTCAGAACAGCGCTGGAGTGAATGCCGTAAGCACATCTGGCGACACAGCGTTACACAAAGCGTGCGAGAGAGGCAACACTGAGCTTGTGGGTCTGCTACTCCAGCAACACGTCGAGGTCAACACTAAGAACCAAGCTGGTGACACGGCTTTACACAAAGCTTGTAATGAAGGCAATGCAGAGATCGTCAGGTTGCTGTTGGATAAAGGTGCTCAGGTCAACGCCATGAACGAGAAGGGTGACACTGCGTTGCACACGGCTTGTGAATGGAGCGACCTTAGCTATCTTCTCGAGACTGTTTGTCAAGTCTCACAAGAGGCGTCCGAGCAACGCAAAGCTGAGATCGTTAGCGTGCTACTTCAGCATAACGCGGACGTCAGCGTCAAAAACTCGCGCGGGAAGTCCCCGGCTGACATGGTGCGAGATATGGAACATAAGGGTCCTGTTTTCGCGGACCTGTTGAGTCGTGCGGGTTAACTGTCATCTTCGACAAGACCCTGTTCAACAGAGGTATTGCGTTGTTAATTCTGAttcacagggccggacccagggggggggggggggttccaggggttccggaaccccacccctggaaaaagcatgtaccttgctttgagtggttgttttttttactagttttagcaccaaaacaatgctgctcttaaccctcaaaacaaggcccagaatgcaccagattgcacagattttaaccgtttttcaaacattttccgggggagcatgcccccggacccccctagttcccgcgcctgctttgcaggcgcgcgcttgtggctttgccacttcgctgatttgcccccccaaaagaGGAGGAACGctccccccttacaactcatttggtccggccctggattCACTGAGAATACGATACTATTGAAATGTGATACATATAGAGACTGAAGATTAAGCTTAATTCAGAGGTATCCCTAATAGATGTGGGTGTAGCCTTTTAATGTCGGGCCGggaacagagagagggggaggggggggctgggagggtagaagagagagagagagagagagagagagagagagacagagagacagagagacagagagagagacagagagagagcactgCGTGAGTGAGAGCACTGCGTGAGTGCAGATCAGTGAATACTTGAGTGTGAGTTTACAACATTAGTAGGTCTGCATAGTAACAGTGCACAGTCTACATAcacaatgtttttttgttttttttagatatcTCTACTCGACTACATTGTCATGTCTGAATCATCATCTCTTAAAAATCATCCAGTTGGTGCAGAAACGATACTGTAGCTAGCTTCCTTGCACTCGTTCCCATCGGGAATGAATGGAATTACGCACTGCACTAGTACTGACAAGAGCTGAGTTTGCACAATCGTACACGATGTCTCATATAACACAACGATAACTGTAGATGTGCACTCAGCCCTTATTGCAGAACGTTCGTCTTGTCAGAGACAATGCTAGAAAGGGGCTGGCGTGTGTCGAGAATAGTACCAGACCTTCTATTCCTGAAACACTGCGGCCAAAAAGGTGGTATAGAGTCTAAACTCGACATCAGAAGACCGCGACTGTACTAAAAGCATCTCTCATTGTCTGCACGGAGAAACAAACATTACTGACTCAACTCATGCTATGAAAACGAGGCATGGAGTCTAAACTCGACAATAAAAAGTCCCAGAATGTAACAAAATATCACTCGCTGACTTCATCTTCGGGTTAGCGGCAAACATCAATGTCTCACACTTCGAAACTGGAGTCGGTTGAGTACGAAGACACAATATAAAATTCTCAGGATCTTGCAGTTCTGTTTGTTTCTCCGTATCCCAGAGCTGTGAAATATTTATGACCATGAACTGAGTCTTTGAGGTGCAATGGATTTTCCAGAGCCCGCGTGTCCTGCTTAAAATGATGAATGGATTAACTGCATGCGGTTTTTTTTATGCGCATCCAGCGCTACTGAGAAAGAGCCAAAAATCTACTCATCTTTTGCGATGCGCAGTTCTATAGAGTTATGAAAGTTAATGCACTGTCGTAGcctcacgtgcacacacacacacacacacacacacacaccaggagaattttttttatatagctTACCGCTTGGCCTATTACATCCGGTATGCTACTTCGGAAAGTAGTTATTGTATAAGACTGTTTATGGTGGATCATACGCCAGAAGGGTGCATCGGTATATTCAGCATAGTTGGATGTTGAACCCGTTACGCTTGTAAACTTCTCTTCAATATATATGTTACACTTTCTGGTGTGTGAATTTGTctgaaaatggggaaaaaaacgAGGACACTTACTTGCTTTGCCGAATTTTCTGGGCTTAAAGTTCTACGTTGGTacgtgtctttttacatttagtcaagttttgacgaaatgttttaacgtagaggggggaatcgagacgagggtcgtggtgtatgtgcgtgcgtgcgtgtgtgtgtgtgtgtgtgtgt is from Littorina saxatilis isolate snail1 linkage group LG5, US_GU_Lsax_2.0, whole genome shotgun sequence and encodes:
- the LOC138966181 gene encoding uncharacterized protein, which translates into the protein MEDAEDKDDGQTEKQCPPVIKAASTTTTTASTSETSAATSAKDNTVPEATADQTLSGGSHTEDTAAAEKRSIKNDVTSETPKQKHDDVKPKPEGAHDASAAKGDAQATDTAPQTPKEDPSKRPKAKAKEEDEVITVSTEDLKAAAQTLQKYGRVILCGPPGTGKTSLAYALLNVFGQQGYVAKMSTIMCGACHMGLTEGGGPKRICLVDGMMGETRAHRETYYDCRSFLFNTQRVVSRTEFNALLVVTVLPHILKDVEVLDMGTHAPLADPRVVMRLTRNPVQPELPFVPRVENFVPLLNRMLRDTAMGNTLSALLGLTMQGEGFFLHHPPPIQKKLEEMGYRDVSCYGLAEYEDLLRGFIFADQGKGFASRTVYEGAGLALGRAYAINMLLRSCDAEFLTKYVRNDPDAKDTLTSVVIPMHGGYRRELMTQRLYEELTQGKVMEICQHPSLAYLVVLQELQEHCSAQKNFTQRLMSAVDAENGLPLLYWSVWNPSPHLNHWCLTELNRQVKREKVLTQHVLASLLASVLFAESGDSSLVEAAEIVKQVSRLKFKPDAELLRLTFPVPTVRKEDAGERLEQVKTRLKTSLRYLEDPAYPVPSSLLSVDVSDEGIRVELPSHAWYLVLRLLTDREGEEADEKGNTILHVAADVGDLGVIRLVLNTRASVTARNTKGFTPPQLAALRKPSSGKGGEAAALPSPADLHAACKKGDVEQVKVILCQGVSVDGKDDKGNSPLHTAIREGHAELVSLLAQLDADMNAPNEEGATPLHEASASGKQDLARMLLENGARVNATDVQGFTPLHAACSQGHTGIAALLIEKQAEINAKNKEGKSPLLSACQNGHAETAQLLLKLQADVNAANKSGNTALHKACEMGNADIVGILLQHNADVTVKNDDNLTALHAACKGGNVDIVSLLIEHNADIHHVNPLGETVLHIACKESSFNIVNLLLQNSAGVNAVSTSGDTALHKACERGNTELVGLLLQQHVEVNTKNQAGDTALHKACNEGNAEIVRLLLDKGAQVNAMNEKGDTALHTACEWSDLSYLLETVCQVSQEASEQRKAEIVSVLLQHNADVSVKNSRGKSPADMVRDMEHKGPVFADLLSRAG